A single genomic interval of Lepisosteus oculatus isolate fLepOcu1 chromosome 12, fLepOcu1.hap2, whole genome shotgun sequence harbors:
- the LOC102689129 gene encoding synaptogyrin-1 isoform X3 — MDGMAYGAGKAGGAFDPQTFFRQPHTILRMVSWLFSIVVFGCIANEGYVNRPNEVEEYCIFNRNQNACNYGVTMGTLAFLCCLAFLALDVYFPQISSVKDRKKAVLADVGVSAFWSFMWFVGFCLLANQWQVSKLEDNPLREGADAARAAIAFCFFSVFTWVAQTMLSVERLKTVSFEEEYNKLFTTQPTNPLV; from the exons ATGGACGGGATGGCATACGGAGCCGGCAAAGCCGGAGGTGCCTTCGACCCTCAGACGTTTTTCCGACAGCCGCACACCATCCTCCGAATGGTGTCGTGG CTCTTCTCCATCGTGGTCTTCGGCTGCATCGCCAACGAGGGCTACGTGAACAGGCCCAACGAGGTGGAGGAGTACTGCATCTTCAACCGCAACCAGAACGCCTGCAACTACGGCGTCACCATGGGCACTCTGGCCTTCCTGTGCTGCCTGGCCTTCCTGGCGCTGGACGTCTACTTCCCCCAGATCAGCAGCGTCAAGGACCGGAAGAAGGCCGTGCTGGCTGACGTAGGCGTGTCCG ccttCTGGTCCTTCATGTGGTTTGTGGGGTTCTGCCTCCTGGCCAACCAGTGGCAGGTCTCCAAGTTAGAGGACAACCCGCTGAGGGAGGGAGCCGACGCCGCCCGCGCTGCCATCGCCTTCTGCTTCTTCTCCGTCTTCACATGG GTAGCTCAAACAATGCTGTCAGTAGAGAGGCTAAAGACTGTCTCTTTTGAAGAAGAGTACAACAAACTTTTCACCACCCAGCCCACAAACCCCCTCGTCTAG
- the LOC102689129 gene encoding synaptogyrin-1 isoform X4, producing the protein MDGMAYGAGKAGGAFDPQTFFRQPHTILRMVSWLFSIVVFGCIANEGYVNRPNEVEEYCIFNRNQNACNYGVTMGTLAFLCCLAFLALDVYFPQISSVKDRKKAVLADVGVSAFWSFMWFVGFCLLANQWQVSKLEDNPLREGADAARAAIAFCFFSVFTWKRKFQKRLTAKNPFLNEATPQSTDFSQGAPLTVQSFSCTAKKGGAVFFVIAYVWARGWGCGQWQRHELQSSPSPVCFERSASLTALNKGQTQNEPRVQMRPLWPGLSWAVVCAAGLCLISGPRSLP; encoded by the exons ATGGACGGGATGGCATACGGAGCCGGCAAAGCCGGAGGTGCCTTCGACCCTCAGACGTTTTTCCGACAGCCGCACACCATCCTCCGAATGGTGTCGTGG CTCTTCTCCATCGTGGTCTTCGGCTGCATCGCCAACGAGGGCTACGTGAACAGGCCCAACGAGGTGGAGGAGTACTGCATCTTCAACCGCAACCAGAACGCCTGCAACTACGGCGTCACCATGGGCACTCTGGCCTTCCTGTGCTGCCTGGCCTTCCTGGCGCTGGACGTCTACTTCCCCCAGATCAGCAGCGTCAAGGACCGGAAGAAGGCCGTGCTGGCTGACGTAGGCGTGTCCG ccttCTGGTCCTTCATGTGGTTTGTGGGGTTCTGCCTCCTGGCCAACCAGTGGCAGGTCTCCAAGTTAGAGGACAACCCGCTGAGGGAGGGAGCCGACGCCGCCCGCGCTGCCATCGCCTTCTGCTTCTTCTCCGTCTTCACATGG aaaagaaaatttcaAAAAAGATTGACCGCAAAAAACCCGTTCCTGAACGAAGCCACTCCGCAAAGCACGGATTTTTCCCAAGGAGCCCCTTTAACTGTCCAGAGCTTCTCTTGCACGGCGAAGAAGGGGGGGGCTGTTTTCTTTGTAATTGCATATGTGTGGGCGAGAGGGTGGGGGTGCGGGCAGTGGCAGAGGCATGAACTGCAGTCCTCTCCCAGTCCGGTGTGTTTTGAAAGGTCCGCAAGTCTTACCGCACTGAATAAAGGACAAACGCAAAATGAGCCCCGTGTGCAAATGCGTCCTCTCTGGCCTGGCCTTTCCTGGGCTGTTGTCTGTGCCGCGGGGCTCTGTCTGATCTCGGGGCCCCGATCGCTGCCGTAA
- the LOC102689129 gene encoding synaptogyrin homolog 1 isoform X2 — protein MGTLAFLCCLAFLALDVYFPQISSVKDRKKAVLADVGVSAFWSFMWFVGFCLLANQWQVSKLEDNPLREGADAARAAIAFCFFSVFTWKRKFQKRLTAKNPFLNEATPQSTDFSQGAPLTVQSFSCTAKKGGAVFFVIAYVWARGWGCGQWQRHELQSSPSPVCFERSASLTALNKGQTQNEPRVQMRPLWPGLSWAVVCAAGLCLISGPRSLP, from the exons ATGGGCACTCTGGCCTTCCTGTGCTGCCTGGCCTTCCTGGCGCTGGACGTCTACTTCCCCCAGATCAGCAGCGTCAAGGACCGGAAGAAGGCCGTGCTGGCTGACGTAGGCGTGTCCG ccttCTGGTCCTTCATGTGGTTTGTGGGGTTCTGCCTCCTGGCCAACCAGTGGCAGGTCTCCAAGTTAGAGGACAACCCGCTGAGGGAGGGAGCCGACGCCGCCCGCGCTGCCATCGCCTTCTGCTTCTTCTCCGTCTTCACATGG aaaagaaaatttcaAAAAAGATTGACCGCAAAAAACCCGTTCCTGAACGAAGCCACTCCGCAAAGCACGGATTTTTCCCAAGGAGCCCCTTTAACTGTCCAGAGCTTCTCTTGCACGGCGAAGAAGGGGGGGGCTGTTTTCTTTGTAATTGCATATGTGTGGGCGAGAGGGTGGGGGTGCGGGCAGTGGCAGAGGCATGAACTGCAGTCCTCTCCCAGTCCGGTGTGTTTTGAAAGGTCCGCAAGTCTTACCGCACTGAATAAAGGACAAACGCAAAATGAGCCCCGTGTGCAAATGCGTCCTCTCTGGCCTGGCCTTTCCTGGGCTGTTGTCTGTGCCGCGGGGCTCTGTCTGATCTCGGGGCCCCGATCGCTGCCGTAA
- the LOC102689129 gene encoding synaptogyrin-1 isoform X1, producing the protein MDGMAYGAGKAGGAFDPQTFFRQPHTILRMVSWLFSIVVFGCIANEGYVNRPNEVEEYCIFNRNQNACNYGVTMGTLAFLCCLAFLALDVYFPQISSVKDRKKAVLADVGVSAFWSFMWFVGFCLLANQWQVSKLEDNPLREGADAARAAIAFCFFSVFTWAGQAFLAFQRYKLGADSALFSQDYTDPSQDATVPYSAYVGGEDLESPPNPGSYQQSNTETFDSTAGYQRQDY; encoded by the exons ATGGACGGGATGGCATACGGAGCCGGCAAAGCCGGAGGTGCCTTCGACCCTCAGACGTTTTTCCGACAGCCGCACACCATCCTCCGAATGGTGTCGTGG CTCTTCTCCATCGTGGTCTTCGGCTGCATCGCCAACGAGGGCTACGTGAACAGGCCCAACGAGGTGGAGGAGTACTGCATCTTCAACCGCAACCAGAACGCCTGCAACTACGGCGTCACCATGGGCACTCTGGCCTTCCTGTGCTGCCTGGCCTTCCTGGCGCTGGACGTCTACTTCCCCCAGATCAGCAGCGTCAAGGACCGGAAGAAGGCCGTGCTGGCTGACGTAGGCGTGTCCG ccttCTGGTCCTTCATGTGGTTTGTGGGGTTCTGCCTCCTGGCCAACCAGTGGCAGGTCTCCAAGTTAGAGGACAACCCGCTGAGGGAGGGAGCCGACGCCGCCCGCGCTGCCATCGCCTTCTGCTTCTTCTCCGTCTTCACATGG GCAGGACAGGCGTTCCTGGCGTTCCAGCGGTACAAGCTGGGTGCCGACTCGGCGCTGTTCTCGCAGGACTACACCGACCCCAGCCAGGACGCCACGGTGCCCTACAGCGCGTACGTCGGCGGGGAGGACCTGGAGAGCCCCCCCAATCCCGGATCGTACCAGCAGTCCAACACGGAGACCTTCGACAGTACGGCGGGGTACCAGCGCCAGGATTACTGA